The Brassica napus cultivar Da-Ae chromosome C1, Da-Ae, whole genome shotgun sequence DNA segment TGCATGTGCTCGCTATTGGATCTCAAATCATCGTTTATACAGCTTTTACTTCTCTATCTCGTAGCTGTCACGAAACATTCTCTttcacttctctctctctgctaaaataaatcagaaacatATCAACATTCTTGAACAGAGCCATTAGTTCTTCAACTCTCCTGCTGAATCTTAAATTTACTCATCTTCTGTGTTTGTTTGTTGGATCTTTAAATGGATCCAAGAACAAGACTTGACTACGCTCTGTTTCAACTCACTCCCACCAGGACAAGGTAGTTCTTAAACTCAAAACGgcatttatttctttcttttttttgttcttgaccatgtttgattctctgttttttttttttttttgtctttttcctgTCTGAAGATGCGAGCTTATGATTTTCTCCGGTGGTGAGAACGAGAAGCTTGCTTCCGGAATTTTTCAACCGTTCGTCACGCATCTCAAAAGCGTCAGAGATCAGATTTCTAAAGGCGGATACTCCGTCACTCTCCGTCCTTCCTCCGGCGCCGGCGTCAATTGGTTTACCAAAGTGACGCTTcagaggtaaaaaaaaaaaaaagctctctCCGTCTTCTAGTAATCATTTGTCTGAGAATGTGCTAAACTTTTGCTTCCGAAATTGGTTAAAGATTTGTGCGATTCGTGACCACTCCGGAGGTTCTTGAGAGGTCCGTGACATTAGAGAAGGAGATTGAGCAGATCGAGGATTCGATTCAGTCTAATGCAGCCGCCATTTCCGGCGAAGCAGAAGGTAACATCATGTTCGGACACAGACATGCTTTATGTTATTAAAACATGAATCAGGGATTTGCAATTGTTGTTTTGACTAATATTTTTCCAACGTCCTGTATATAGGAAACGAGCTGGGTACTACTCAGAAGTCTACGGCTTTATCAAAGGTTATTCCTTTTTAATGCTCAAAGCTCTGAGTTCTTGATTAATGTTTCAGTTGGTTATTGACTCTGTTTGTATTTGTATAGGCACAAGGTGAATCTGATGGCCAAGAAAATTCTAAGTAAGTTTTAGCATAGCCTTCCTTTGTTGTTATTGTCTTGATCGGTTTTGTGAAGTAGATGACAAGCGGTGAAATGAATGTAACAGGGTTGGTCTTCAGCGTGTTCTTGAAACCCGCAAAGCGGCTTTGTGCAAAGAGCAAGCCATGGCTTACGCTAGAGCTTTGGTTGTTGGGTTTGAATTGGACTACATGGACGATCTCTTGTCCTTCGCAGATGCTTTTGGAGCTTCGCGTTTAAGGTTAGTAACTGAAACCATCCATGTCCTTGTGTGCATTTGTATGAAGATGGTGAATAAATCACTTTTGTGTTGCGTTCAGGGAAGCATGTGTTAACTTTGTGGACTTGTGCAAGAGAAAGAACGAAGATAGGATGTGGGTGGACCAAATCACGGCAATGCAAGCCTTTCCCAGGCCTGAGCTATCCTTCATGGGTGACTCTGGGATCATACTCGCTGGGGAAGAGAATGATATCGTCAAACAAGGGAACAACATGGATGCAATGAGCCAGGGTAGCTTTGAGACTAGCCAAGGTCCTCCTCAGATGTCAATCCCCTGGCCAAACCATTATCCTCCTCAGTACATGCAAGGACATGGCTATCCTCCTTATATGTATCCCGGCCAGCCACAGTACTTCCCTCAGTGGCCTGTCAACATGGGAGGAGATGTGGAGTCAAgtgagaagacttccaagaagaaaaagaagaagaagaaaaacaagaagaagaagtatgaaTCTTCCGAGGAGCAAAGCGATGAGTCCAGCGCCGAGACTGTATCAGAGGAGGGGAATGAAGGGAAGAAATCATCTAGAAAAGTTGTTATACGCAACATAAACTACATAACTTCAAAGAGAAACGGAGCCAAGGATAGCGATTCTGATGAGTCTgtagacgaagaagaagaaggctttGTGGATGGAGACTCCATCAAGCAGCAAGTGGAGGAAGCTATTGGCTCGCTGGAGAAACGGCATAAATCGACTTCACGCCGTAGCAGGAGGAAGCACAAAAGTCATAGTGAAGATGAGGAGGACTCAGGTAGTAAAGAAACTAAAGGGAATGATAACTGGGATGCCTTCCAAAACCTTCTTTTAAAAGACAAAGATTCAGACCAGGAAACAGCTTCGTGTCCGTTGAACATGGAGTCAGAAGTTGTGAGCAAGAGAGAGCTGCCTTCGGATGATTCTTTCTTGGTTGCAAATGGGAATGAGGATTGGGGGAGGGAGAGCAGTATTAAGAAACTTGATGCCGGTGAGAATGTTAGGCTGATGAGAAGAGAGAACAACTATGACGATGATATGATGATGAATCCTGGTAGAGGAGATGAATCAAGAAGCTACTCACAGGCAGAGATGTCTGTTTATAGTGGGAAGCTCCGAGCTAGAAATGAGACGGAGGAAGACTGGTTCATACGTAACCAAGCAGACACTGAAAGAGATGTCAAAACCTTTGTAGGAGACGATTTGCATGTAACAAAGAGAAGTGGGAGAGATGTCCTGACTGATGACTCGTTCATGATCCATTCTCGTGTTGAGAGCCAAGTGGAAGAGTCTCGGTTAAGGACAGAGATCATGGACTCTGACGTTTATGGAAccaccaaacaagaaaactccTCTGCACCGGAGGAGATTAACAACAGACAAGAGCCGGATGATCTTTTCATGGTTCTTGGACGTGAACAAGATGTTACACCTGCGATGGTGTCGTGGACCCCTGAGATTGACTTCGAGGCTAACGCTTTGGCTGAAGAGAAACGCAAAAACGATTTGGAAACTGCTGCAAAGGCCTCTGAACAGACTTCAGATGTTAAAGAAAAGAAACTTCGTGTCGTTAGAAAGGATGCAAAGACAAGAGCAGCAAGTAGACCTGACCCTGCTTTGAAAGCTAAGAGAGCTCCCTGGGGAAGTAGAGCAGCTgccaccaaaaccaaatccgAGCTGGTAAATTTCGCTTAACTAACAGCGTTTCATTTTTCTTGATTAGTTTCACTCTGGTTCTATAAATTGGTAcgaaacaattttcttaaaatttaattaatactaATCAAATCGGTTTAAACCATTTTAATCGGTTTAAACCATTTTAAATCATTCTAAATTggtttaaactattttaaattggttttaGTAGAACTAAATTAGTctaaatatgttaaattaaacaataatgtTAGTATAAATCCACAATTttgtcttttttgttttgttttgtatatatacttatgataattcatcaaaataattttataataaaaccaaaaactaaaatatcgtatataaatgtgaaatatatataaaataaattaataattcatCAACGCCTAGAGTTCTGAATTAATAAAATGCTTCTAGTTACAGCCTAACGATTAACATTGGTTTCACTTTTTCTCACTTGGATTTGGTATTTTGATAGGaggaagagaggaagaagagaatggAAGAACTTTTAATTCAGAGGCAAAAGAGAATCGCTGCGAAGAGTTCTGGCAGTAATGTATCAAGTCCCTTGGCCTCCAAGAAAACTCCTACTGGAACCAAAACCGTGAAGACCTCGAATGACAAGACACCAGCAGAAGCCGTGAAGGCTAAGCCGTTACTGAGAAGTTCCACCATTGAGCGCCTTGCTGTTGCCAGGACAGCACCAAAGGAGCCACAACAAAAACCAGTAACCAAAAGAACATCAAAACCTCTAGGAAACAAGACAGAGAAACCTCAAGACAAGAAACCTAGTAGAAAAAGTCCGGGACTTTCTCGTGACCCGAGTCTCGAAATCAAGGAAACAGTGGAGGAAGAATCACAGTCTTACTTGCCGGTGAAGCAAGTTGATGAACTTCCTCCTGCTGCTTCTTCTGTTGATGACTTCAAAGACATTAAAGAGATGCATAGCTTGCCGAATGAAACAATCACCAATCATCAGAAAGTAGAAGATCAGAGGAAGATTGATGATGAGGAGATAGTGAAGAAGACATCCGTCTGCGAAGACAAGCAAGTCACTAACAACCTTTGTTCGGAGGATGTTGAAGAAGTTAAGGCTTCACCGCCAAAACCACTGTCTCCAAAGAAGTCGGTGACGTTTTCAGAGACAAACATGGAGGAGAAGTATTTCTTCTCACCAACGGTGTCGGAGACTGACGTCTCGACGCCGCCGGCTACTGAACAAGATCACTCGAGGAAGAAATGGAACAGTGAAGAGACGTCTCCGAAGGCTACGGCCAAAGGCTTCAGAAAGCTTCTTATGTTTGGAAGGAAAAAATGAAAGATTCTATAGTTACTACAACGACGTCGTGTTGAGTTGCCAGGGTTTAAtactttttatcttttattcttTAAATTGTTTGTTGTGTGATATTAAATTCTGCTGCGGTGTTTATCAATTTGATTTGgctgtttatatattattgttgaTGTGTTGTTTACAACATTTGAGTGAATACATATCGGTTTGGTGAGTTTGAATAAAGTAAGGTTATTTGGATTTTGTAACTAAACTATTTGATTGTGATCATTATAATAAACTGTTGGAccaatattttattggttataTGTGAAAACGAAATGGACCATATTGAGCCAATCATCTAATAAGCTTCTAATAAGCCTCTGAGACATGATGATTAATGAATGGAAGTAGAGAAAGTCTCACATCGGGGAGAACTCGAACAAAtgaggagtatatatatgtattcacTTTAACTCTTGTTTAAATGGCGCACATGAGAGGATAGGCTCGCCCTtcacgcgcgcgccgccgccgccatCCGGCTCGGCGTGGTCCTGGGTTTTGGCCTCCGGCCCAATAaaattctttttggaccaagttaattTTAACGTTTTGTCATTACGTTTCTAAAAAACAGCATGACATTTGTGTATAAACGACATGTAGTTCGTATAAAAACGACACGAAGTTTATCTGTTCGAAATGGATCAGAACGAGTCAACAAGAGAGAAACTTGCGGAGAAAGCTGCTCAACGTTCCACTCCGAGATCTTTAAGAGATTTTCGGAAAACGGTCACAACATTTTCGAAAAACCGCTTCTCGTCTCCTCTTTAAATACGGACTCTCCTCCTCTTCATTTTTCACCTCTTTTCATATCGAAAACCAACAGCAAAAAATCTCTTAATGTAAGTCATAAAAaccgagagtgtttcgtagaatttatagttcgatagggggTTCACGAGTGAAGCGTGaatcgtctgccatggttgtatcctgggactcgaTATTCGTATAGTctcgtctcactaacggagcgaatatttagagttaaggaaagagatcatatctcgactccatgtatCTTTGCGAATAAGattcttatcgttcttgtattcattttttacattcgtctatttccttaacatcgcttttattttatcgtttatgtcagtCCGGTTTACTGGCTTTGACAATCTTAACTCT contains these protein-coding regions:
- the LOC106373201 gene encoding COP1-interacting protein 7 yields the protein MDPRTRLDYALFQLTPTRTRCELMIFSGGENEKLASGIFQPFVTHLKSVRDQISKGGYSVTLRPSSGAGVNWFTKVTLQRFVRFVTTPEVLERSVTLEKEIEQIEDSIQSNAAAISGEAEGNELGTTQKSTALSKAQGESDGQENSKVGLQRVLETRKAALCKEQAMAYARALVVGFELDYMDDLLSFADAFGASRLREACVNFVDLCKRKNEDRMWVDQITAMQAFPRPELSFMGDSGIILAGEENDIVKQGNNMDAMSQGSFETSQGPPQMSIPWPNHYPPQYMQGHGYPPYMYPGQPQYFPQWPVNMGGDVESSEKTSKKKKKKKKNKKKKYESSEEQSDESSAETVSEEGNEGKKSSRKVVIRNINYITSKRNGAKDSDSDESVDEEEEGFVDGDSIKQQVEEAIGSLEKRHKSTSRRSRRKHKSHSEDEEDSGSKETKGNDNWDAFQNLLLKDKDSDQETASCPLNMESEVVSKRELPSDDSFLVANGNEDWGRESSIKKLDAGENVRLMRRENNYDDDMMMNPGRGDESRSYSQAEMSVYSGKLRARNETEEDWFIRNQADTERDVKTFVGDDLHVTKRSGRDVLTDDSFMIHSRVESQVEESRLRTEIMDSDVYGTTKQENSSAPEEINNRQEPDDLFMVLGREQDVTPAMVSWTPEIDFEANALAEEKRKNDLETAAKASEQTSDVKEKKLRVVRKDAKTRAASRPDPALKAKRAPWGSRAAATKTKSELEEERKKRMEELLIQRQKRIAAKSSGSNVSSPLASKKTPTGTKTVKTSNDKTPAEAVKAKPLLRSSTIERLAVARTAPKEPQQKPVTKRTSKPLGNKTEKPQDKKPSRKSPGLSRDPSLEIKETVEEESQSYLPVKQVDELPPAASSVDDFKDIKEMHSLPNETITNHQKVEDQRKIDDEEIVKKTSVCEDKQVTNNLCSEDVEEVKASPPKPLSPKKSVTFSETNMEEKYFFSPTVSETDVSTPPATEQDHSRKKWNSEETSPKATAKGFRKLLMFGRKK